The genomic region CGCTCGCTCGAGGTTCGGCCCGACACCCCGGCCTATCTCGACACGCTGGCGGAGCTGTATTACAAAAATAGTGAACCTTTGAAGGCCATACCGCTCATACAGCGTGCTATCACCACAGAACCTGGCAACCGCTACTTTCGGACGCAGCTTGAGAAGTTCAAAAGAGCGAGCCGTTGACCCCCTCTGGAGGGAGTTTTCTTATGAGGAAATTTCTTTGGGCTATTTTTTTCGCCTTGACCCTTCTGAGCGGTTGCACGACCATACGGAAAGCAATTGACGATCTGATTGAAAGCGAGGTTCCCAAAAAGCAAGAGCGTCTGGCTCTTGTACAGGCGAGATATTCCGTGCCAGGGGGGTGACATGGGGCTTCTGACCGTATCGAGGGAACTGGGAAGCGGGGGCGACGTCATCGCCAAAAAAGTGGCGAATGCCCTGGGGTGGAAGCTGCTCGACAACGATGGATTTGCAAACGCTGCCCAATCCTACGGCTATGTCCGCTCTGAGCTGGAAAGGGTGGACGAGCGCCGGCCGGGGCTGGTGGACCGCTTCTTCCGCGACCGCCAGCTGGTCTACCTCGATATCATGCGCGCCATCGTGTACGAATCGGCCCTCAATGACAATTGCGTGATTCTGGGCCGCGGCGCCTATATCCTCCTCAGGGAAATCCCGGGTGTGTTCCGGGTCCGCATCGTGGCCTCCCCGGAGTCCAGACGGAAGCGCCTGGTGGCGAACGAGGGGGTTTCTCCCTCCCTTGCGGAAGAATTCCTCCTCCACAACGACCGGGAGCGCATGTCCTATACGCGGTATTTTTTCGACGCCCGCTGGGGAGATCCGAAAGACTTCGACATTGTTCTCAATACCGGGTACATTGATGAGGATGCAGCGGTGAATGTTCTGGTGTCCGCTGCGGGCCGGCTGGCCCTGGCTTCCGCCCATCCGGGGGATTCCGAAAGGCTGCAGAATCTTACTTTCGCCCAACGCATCAAAACCGCCCTAATGACAGACGATCGAATCGACGCGAGCGGGATCTCGGTGGAATGTTCTGCTCCGGGCAAGGTACTCCTGCATGGACGCGTCAACAGCGACGAGGAAAAGAGGTTGGCCGAGGAAATTGTCCGGGGAGCTTCGGGAGTCCATGAGATACAGAGTGATTTAATCGTTATGCCGCCCATCGAAGGCTGGTATCCGGTATGAGAGAAGATACGGGAAGAAACGCGGTGACAGGCCCCCTCGATGGGATATCCGTTGCCGGAGAGAGGCGGCTCCTGGCCGTGGCGCTGGTGCTGCTACTGCCCGGTTGCGGGCTCGTGGTGTCCCAGAGTGCCTACGAGAAAGATCAGAAGGTCATCAAGGAAGAAACGCAGGGCATGCGCCAGCAACTGCTCGTGCATACCCGGACGCTGGCCCAGCACGGAAAGGCCATCAACGAAGTCCGCTTCCAGATTCGTGACGCCATCTCCGGGGTCGACAAAAAAGTCGGCGAGGTGCAGGCCGATTTCCGCGATCTGAAAGAGGAGATGAAGAAGATGGGGGGAAGGCGGGCGCCCGCCGCGCGTGCCCCCCGGAAAGCCGCCGGGCCGGGCAGCCGGCAGATGGCGAAGGGCTATTCCTCAGGCGCCGTGATGATGATTCGCCGGACCTACCGCGGGCTGCCCCTGAACTACGCCGGCGGCTACCAGGCCCCGCGCGGAAAACGGTTCCCCTACCGTCTCCCGCCC from bacterium harbors:
- a CDS encoding cytidylate kinase family protein, with the protein product MGLLTVSRELGSGGDVIAKKVANALGWKLLDNDGFANAAQSYGYVRSELERVDERRPGLVDRFFRDRQLVYLDIMRAIVYESALNDNCVILGRGAYILLREIPGVFRVRIVASPESRRKRLVANEGVSPSLAEEFLLHNDRERMSYTRYFFDARWGDPKDFDIVLNTGYIDEDAAVNVLVSAAGRLALASAHPGDSERLQNLTFAQRIKTALMTDDRIDASGISVECSAPGKVLLHGRVNSDEEKRLAEEIVRGASGVHEIQSDLIVMPPIEGWYPV